The following nucleotide sequence is from Molothrus ater isolate BHLD 08-10-18 breed brown headed cowbird chromosome 12, BPBGC_Mater_1.1, whole genome shotgun sequence.
GCGCGGGGGGGGCGTGGTTTGTTAAGCCACGCCCTTCACCACAGCCAATCACAGCGGCGGCGGCTTAGCCGCCACCTCTCTGATTGGTGGCAGCGGCGGTGGGGGCGGGGCGGCCCCACCCCGTCCTCCCGCGCCCCCGAGCCTACCGCAGCGCGCCatgcgggcgggggcggggccgcaAACCGCGCCCTCCGCCAGGCCACGCCCCTTCCCCGGTgaccggcggcggcggcggcggcggcggcatGGCCGTGTGGACCCGGGCTTGTAAAacggggctgctggagctgctcctgcgGGAGCGCTGGATCCGCGTGTCGGCGGAACTGACCGGGGAAACGCTGAGCTTAACGGCGGAACCGGGGACCGGCGATCCGTCGGTGGTGAACGGCGTGGTGAACGGCAACGCGGAGGCGGCGGCACCCGGTGGCGTGAGGAGGGTGCGGGTGGTGAAAGCAGAGACGGGAGGGCTCGGGATCAGCATTAAGGGAGGTCGGGAGAATCGGATGCCGGTGCTGATCTCACGGATCTTCCCGGGATTGGCGGCGGAAAGGAGCGGAGCGCTCCGGTTAGGCGACGCCATCCTCGCTGTTAACGGCGTCGATCTCCGCGATGCCACCCACGATCAAGCTGTGCAGGCGCTGAAGAGAGCCGGCAGGGAGGTCATCCTTGAAGGTAACGCTTCAACCCCTTCCTCTCCCCCCGAATCCCCGGTGCGGGCCCCCGGTGTTCTCCTGTCCCCCGCCCCGGTGCTTCCCCGCCGTTACCGGCTCCCACCACACCTCTCTGCCGCTGTCACCGGCCTCCCGGACCCCCTTTGGGTCCCATTTCCGGGTGTGGGACGCCAGGGACGCCTGGCACATTTCTGTGTCCCCCCCAAAGCCACGGGGGGGCCCCCaggcacggggacagggactgcaGGTGTCCCCCCTGCTCGGGCTGTTCCCTCTGTGGCAGGATGGGGACCCCtcacagctggggacaaggacaggatTGTGATCACTGATTGTGTTCCTCCACGACAGACTTGGGTCCCTCAGAGACAGATCAGGGGTCCCCCAGGACAGACTTCTTGTCCCCTGGCTGTGGCGTCCCCCCGAACAGGTTGTCCCCTATCCCTGGTGGCAATGCCCAGGCTGGTTGAGTGTCCCGAGGGAGGGCTGCGACCCGGGGCGTTGGTCCAGgctctgcccctgtccctgaggCTCAGCCCCCGCAGGCTCGGTGTCCCCgggccctgtgcccagcacagccgGCTCGGGGCTGGCCCGGCAGAGCCACCGGCTCCTGCCCGAcctgttcctgttcccagcagcccGACAAGCTCGGGCAGGACCTGCCCAGCCCGGTGGCACAGCACGGGGCTCGTGCCACGGGGCACGGCGAGGCCACCAGCCCCCGTGCCGTAGGTCAGGGTGGGCTGTGCCACAGTGCTGTGGTGCCACACACACTGTCCTGGTGTCCTGGCACGTCCGTCTGTCCCCCGCTGTGTGAGGCTGCTCCATGGGCACGGTGCCTGTTGGGCACGGtacagggatgggcactgctgCTTTGCCACACACTCCTGGCACACTGCAGTGGCACGAGGGGACATGGCTGGGCTCCCTggtgtgggcacagctggctcaaGGTGCTTGGGCACGGCTGGGTGCCACAGGGGCCGAGGTGGAGCAGCAGGGTCGGGCTTGGTGCTGTGGTCGTGGGCTGCTGTTGAACACAGCGAGGGTCCCCACAGGACCCCGTGCCCGGTTCAGCAcgtccttcctcctgctgcctgtccttcctcctgctgccagccgTTTGATCCTGTCCCacaggagctccagccctgtgctgtgtttgtcCCTCGCTTCCGCCACGGGCACGGGTGCCGTGGCAGAcgcctcttcccttcctttcccttactttctcttccttttctttcccttcctttcccttcctttcctttctcactgtgctgggcacagctgctccaatGGTTCTGGTGGGACCATCCCGTGGTCAGCTGCTAtcagcagagcccacagaggagctggtggGGGACCTGGCCGTGCcatccagccccatccctcctCACAGCCCTGGAGCCATGACCACCCTGGCAGGTGCCAGAGCTTCTCCTGGGCCCTGTGCCAGTGGTGGAGGGGAAACCATCAGCCCTGCACGGCATCTCCGTGGGGCTGGTGTCAGTGTCACCCATCCTGGGGGCTGGGTTGGCCTCAGGGCCCACGCCAAGCACCTCCCCGGGCACCCACAGGCCCcgctggctgccctgggggaagGGAGCCCTTCCGCCCCGCGggcagctgtgggtgcagtgcggaccctgggcactgccaggggcacggccgggcacaAGCCTTGGGAAGGCTGGTGGTGTTCCCTGCCGGCTGCAGGGGCTCGGTGAGCCCCGGTGAGGCCGGTGTGCAGCCGGCAGTGCCGTGGTGCAGCCGGAGCTGCCGCCTTCCTGCGGCGGGACAGGCCAGGGGCGCAGGCGACAGCTGGGCTTCCTCTGTGGTGAGCGTGGGTGGGGCGGCAGCGCCTGTGCCGGGGTGgtggtgctggccctgccagggcGGCAGTGCAATTCTGTGCTGGTCACCGCCTCCACAGAAGCAGGAGGGGTGGTTGCAGGTGCCCCCAACCCCTGGCACAAGGTGCTCCGTGTCCTGCCTGCACCATGGATGCATCCCACTGAAAACAGAGCCAGTTCTGCTGCCCCCACCATGAGGACACAGTCCTGGGTCACTACGGGGCACCCACACTCCTGCCGAGCTTGGCCTCTCACCCTCCTGACTGCACCGGGGTCAGTGCCTGCACCGCAGGGTCgctgtgagctgcagccccgcgtgctgagctccctccccgtgctggaggcagctgccCACATCTGGCAAACATCTGCCGAGCAGCCCCGCAGcgggagctgtgctgctgcccgcggcgctccccgcccggcccggAGCGGGATTAGGGGTGTGGGACGGCGGTAATCCCGGGATCAGCGCGCCGGCAGCAGCTAATATTAActcctgtgctgcccacagcaAGGGCAAGCACCTCGTGGCTCAGCAGAGCCGGCGGGAAGGCGGGGGCCGGTGTCTCCTGCCCAGTTCCATCCCTGCCGTCCCTTCCGTGCTCCCCCTTCCCACTCGCAGCCCCGCAGGGAAGGattggcagcagcacagcctgggcccCACCATCGGTGTCACTCCCCCTCCAGAGGGCCTGGCTGTGGCATTGTGCCGGCTCCAGGATCCTTTCACCCCTGGTTTCCCGGTGCTGAGCAGCCTATTtgctgtttggtttggttttccctCTCACTGCCCCGTCTCTGTCCCCAGCGCGTCCCTCCCTCGGCCTTggctgccggggccgggcgggggtcCAGGGCTGCTGTCAGCGGGGcggtgctgggctgggacactccggggggagcaggagctggagctggtgcctccttccttccttcccgGCCTGGAGAGGCGCGTGGAGCCGGGATGTCTTGGCTGcacaccctcctcctcctcctctggctgcCGTCGGGGCGTGAGCAGCAGGGCCGGCCCAGCATCGCCGGCAGGGCTGGAAACTTggcgggcacagccctggctgggcgGGATGGGACCAGGATGGGCTGCAGCCTGacctcctgcccagcaccatTGTCCTGTGGCGCCTTCCCCTTCCTACACCCGCGCCGGCAGCTGGGATGGATGAGCTGTCAGCCCTGTCCTTCACTCGGGACATCCCTGACCCGGACAGGGTGGGACCCCCCCAGGACACTCCAAGCCTTAGTGTGGGAGGGTCACATTGCCCTATCAGATCAaccctggggcacagggctgaggTGTGGGGTGCAGGACCCTCCCCAGGCCTGACTGTGCCCCCCTCCCCACAGTGAAGTTCATGCGGGAGGTGACCCCCTACATCAAGAAGCCATCGCTGGTGTCAGACCTGCCGTGGGAGGGGGCGGCCCCGCAGTCCCCCAGCCTGAGTGGCAGCGAGGACTCGGGGTCCCCCCAGCACCAGGGCCCCCGTGACCGCAAGGTGATCCCCCTCAAGATGTGCTTTGCTGCCCGGAACCTCAGCATGCCCGACCTGGAGAACAGGTGAGGACAGGGGCCGCCGGTGGGGGGGACCCTGCTCCCCAGAGACCCCAGGACAGGACTGGGTCTGCCCACCAGTGCCAGTGTGAGGGACCCTGCACCCCATGGACACCCTGGGCACAGCTAGGGGCTGCCCCTCGCTGAGGCCATGACCCCCTGCTTCACCCACTGAGCTATGGAAGGACACTGCAGAGGGTTTGGCCAGGGCCAGGGCTATGCCATGTTCCCTCTcagccccctggcagcccctctgcctTAAAATGAGTGCTAAAAGCCCTGGCAGGTGGAAATGCACAGCAGAAGCCCCAAAGCAGTGCAGCCAGTTTGCAGCGCAGggcccaggcagtgctggtgtcCCACCCTGGCCGTGTCCCCGTCCCCTGCAGGCTGATCGAGCTGCACTCTCCGGACAGCCGGAACACGCTGGTGCTGCGCTGCCGGGACACGGCCACGGCCCACGCCTGGTTCAGCGCCCTGCACGCCAACATCACCGCGCTGCTGCCCCAGGTCCTGGCCGAGCTCAACGCCACGCTGGGCTCCGGCAGCCCCACGGCCGGCGGCCGGGAGGTGAAGCACATCGCCTGGCTGGCCGAGCAGGTACCACTGATGGGATGTGCCGGGGggctcccagggacagcagtgccaaTGGGATGTGCCGAGGATGCCACTGGGGCTGTGGATGCAGCcagagagcccagcctgggctctggctctgctgctctcccatccagctgtgccccgGTGATGGCAGCATTTCCTGTGCCCTCAGCCCCTTCTCCCACTGGGATTTTCCAGATGGAAACCCTCATCACACCCTCCCTATTCCATGAATTTACTgcctgagagctgcagccagcctggcagtgtGGTGGGCAGGacccctgggggctgctcctaGCTTGGTTTCCAGGATGGCAAACCAAGGGGAGGCGGGATGGGGCATGTGGGTAGAGACTCTGGCTCtcactgctctctgtgcccatctctgtgggtgctgtggaTGCTGCCTGGCAATGGGGAACCACTGCCTTGGGCTCCATCTGCCCGTGGGCTCAGGGCCGGGTGCCGGGGCTGTGGCGCACCCCTCACGGTGCCCCGTGCCCGGCAGGCACGCCTGGACGGCGGGCGGCAGCAGTGGCGGCCGGTGCTGATGGCAGTGACGGAGAAGGACCTGCTGCTGTATGATGGGATGCCCTGGACCAGGGACGCCTGGGCCTCGCCCTGCCACAGCTACCCGCTGGTGGCCACCCggtgagctgggctggggggccGTGGCTGTGCCTCAGGGCAGGGGTGACGGGGTGACAcggtgccagcactgccatcgTACCCCTGACTCCGGCCATGCCTTCCCCTGCAGGCTGGTGCACTCTGGCTCCGGGCGCCGCTCGCCCGCGCTGGGCTCGGAGCTGACGTTCGCCACGCGGACGGGCTCTCGCCAGGGCGTGGAGATGCACGTGTTCCGCGTGGAGACCCACCGCGACCTGTCGGCCTGGACGCGCGTCCTGGTGCAGGGCTGCCACGCCGCCGCCGAGCTCATCAAGGAGGTGACCGTGGGTGAGTGCCGCGGTGCTGGGCCCCCCATGGCTGCCCCCGGCCCCCTCCGGGACTGACGGCAGCGGCTGTGCCCGCAGGCTGCACGCTGGGCGGGCAGGAGGTGCAGCTCTCCATCCACTACGAGGGCGGGTTCACCATCTCCCGGGACGAGCCGGGCTCCAGCGTGCTCTTCCGCTACCCCTACGAGCGGCTGAAGATGTCTGCGGATGACGGCATCAGGACCCTCTACCTGGATTTCGGGGGCCCCGAGGGCGAGCTGGTGAGGAGGGGGCAGCCGGGCTGACCCCTGGTTTGGGGATCTTCCTCCAGGGGAGCCcctgcttcctcctgcttcccccatccctgcagcatcccGGCTGCCCAGGCTCACTGGGTTTGGCTGGttggagcccccagccctgcagtccCCGGTGGGATGTGGGGGGGCTGACACCACTCTCCATCTCCCCCCAGGCGCTGGACCTGCACTCCTGCCCCAAGCCCATCGTCTTTGTGCTGCACACCTTCCTCTCGGCCAAAGTCACCCGCATGGGGCTGCTGGCATAGGTGCCCCAACCCCCTCGCCCTGTCACCACCAGCTGGGGGTCACAGAGGGccccccagcctctcctgccccatCGGTGCCTTGCTGGGACTGGGATCGCTGCTCTGAGAGCCGCCGGGAGTGTGGAAGGACGGCTGTGGGGggccagcccctcctgccccacggCTGCGCTGCcgtcccccagtgctggggggtCGGGTTACTCACACCAGCTTTAATCCCCCCGGGGCTGAAGCCATCGCTGATCTCACCGCCTGTGCCTTGGAGCGGGGCCAGCCCGGGCCCCCTGCCTGGGGGACCCCTCGTGCCCCCAGCTCACCTCCAGGGGAACCCGTGTCCCCCTGCCTTGGGGCTTCCCAcacggggcagggctggggctgtgggacccCCCATTGCTGCATGACAGGGTCTCCACGCCCTGCTCAGGTTGAGGGGACACGTTTGTCTTACTGGGGGCACTCAGGGGTGCAGAGGGGGTGCTCTGGCACAGGTCCCGGTCCCTGGGGCTTGGCCTCCCCCCCATgccccccagcagtgccccccGGATCTCCCAAAGGCTGAACAAACGCCGTGTCTGTgcccggggctgcagggaccctgcGGGGCTGTCCCTCCCCCGGGGCAGGACATGTAGATTGATGCACTTTTCGCTTTTTGTACTTTCCCTCCCCTTGGGGGCAGCTCCCACACCCTGCGGGCTGGGGGCCCCAGGTGGGACCTCCAGGGCTCCCCCCTCCTGCCGGGACCCCCGCACCCCCCGGGCAAACTCCTGCACGGTTCTCTGCTtcggggggctctggggtcctGTGGGGTGCTGGCTCGGGTGCTGCCCCCTCTCCTTCtatttttgtattctttgtAAATCGCTATTTATATCAGATTGCCTTTTCCAGGGGCTCCGGGTCTCATTTTGAGTCTGGTGTGGGGATGGGGGGAGGAATGAGGGTctctgggggagctgggggagtcTCTGGGGATaatggaggggatggggggtCTCTGGAAGGAGTGGGGGAATCTCTGGGGTGGGGTCTCTGTGGGGAtttctgagggagctggggcaaCTTTTACAGCAGGGCATCAGGGCCAGTTCAGCTGTGGGACAGGTGGGTACAGGTGCCTGCAGGGGTGTGGGGGTGTGTGCGCACAGGGAAATACCGAACACatgtgcacagtgtgtgtgcaAATACCGTGCACACAGGGGTgtgcacctgggcacacacacacacgtgaacatgtaaacacacacacacacacgaaaatacacacatacacacacacagacacacgtGAAGAtgtaaacacacacagagacacatgAACACTCATGAACAGAAACCCGCATAAACATTCATGAACAcgcacacaaacacagacacacgTAAATGTGTAAACACAAACACACGTGAACACTCATGAACACAAACCCACATAAACAGTCATGAacatgcacacagacacatgaGAACATgtaaacacacagacacacgaATACATACACATGcataaacacaaacacacaaacacatgtgAACACTCATGAATACACACACAAACCTGCATAAACTCATGAACAGAACCTACTCATGAACAGAAACCCACATAAACAGtcatgaacacacacacagacacacatgaacatgtaaacacacacacagacacacgaacgcacacacaaacccacatgaacacacacaaacacatgtaAACACTCATGAAcgaacacacacacacctccccCACCTGTTCACGTGTTTTTGGGGAGTTCCCGCGCACTCCGAGTCTCTGGGGCGGAGTCTTAGTGGGCGTGACCAGTAAAACCACGCCCACACGATGACATAAATAGCTTTGGGCGCGGCCTCAGCAAACCACGCCCCTCAGTGGGCGGGGCTCGCCGCGCGCACCGGGCGCCGCTCGGTGCGGGTTGCGGTGCCGCCGGCAGGGGGCGCGCGGCCGGGCGCAGCCGCAgtcgctgccgccgccgccgccgtcccGGGGCCGCCGGAGCGGCCGCACCGGGCGATGCGATGACAACGTCCACCCTGCAGGTACCGACCGCGGGCACCGGGacggggctggggctctggcCGCGCCGACACCGCGCCCCCTTCCCCCGGGCCTCCGCTCGGCCCAGCGGACAGGCCTCACCGGGGCCCGGCGCCGTGCCGGCCGGGGAAAGGCCTCACCCAGCCCCGGTGCTGGGCCCCGCTGAGGTcgcccagccctgctgagccccgGTGCCGGCGCggtggggagggaggtgggCGCGGCGGAAGAGCCGCGGTgcgggcgggcccggcccggcccctgGCGGCGGGGAGGGCCCCGGCGGGCCCCGGTGCTCACGGCGCTCCCCCCGCGCAGAAAGCCATCGACCTGGTCACCAAAGCCACCGAGGAGGACAGGGCCAAGAACTACGAGGAGGCGCTGCGGCTGTACCAGCACGCCGTGGAGTACTTCCTGCACGCCATCAAATGTGAGACAGAGCGGCCGGGGGCGCGGGGGCTCCGGCGCTCGGGGGGCTCCGGGTGACGCCTGCGGGTCCCTGCAGATGAGGCTCACAGCGACAAGGCCAAGGAGAGCATCCGAGCCAAGTGCATGCAGTACCTGGACCGGGCGGAGAAGCTGAAGGAGTACCTGCGGGGCAAGGACCGGCACGGCAAGAGGCCTGTCCGAGAAGCACAGAATGACAACAAGGGGTGCGTGGGGGACGGGGGGGCGAGGGATCCCCTGTCTGGCCACGGAACTGGCAGGACCGCCCTTGCCACACCAGTGCCAGTCCCACTCCTGAGCCctatcccctgtccccaggagtgACAGTGACAGCGAGGGCGAGAACCCTGAGAAGAAGAAGttgcaggagcagctgatgggTGAGAGAGGCTGTGATGGGTTCAGCGCTCTGGGGTTAGGAGGGATTCACCGACAGCCCTGtcaggggtggctgtggggagggggacaggCTGTGGGACTGGGGCCCAGGGATGTGTTCCTGTGGGCTGCTCGCCCcaaacagctgctgtgctgaggggagGCGGGACTGGGGGTGTGGGCAGGGACTCTGGCTCTCACTGCTGTCTGTGCCCATCTCTGTGGGGCCATGTGAGCAGAGTCACACCCTCACAGGTGCCATCGTGATGGAGAAGCCCAACGTGCGGTGGAGCGATGTGGCCGGGCTGGAGGGAGCCAAGGAAGccctgaaggaggctgtgatcctgcCCATCAAGTTCCCACACCTGTTCACAGGTGAGGCCGTGGtggtgggaaggggctgtgcaggaggtgaCCCCTCCGTGGGTGATCCCAGCATGGGGCTGACCCCGgtctctgctgcagggaagcGCACGCCCTGGCGCGGGATCCTGCTCTTTGGGCCGCCTGGCACTGGCAAGTCCTACCTGGCCAAGGCTGTGGCCACTGAGGCCAACAACTCCACCTTCTTCTCTGTGTCATCCTCTGACCTGACGTCGAAGTGGCTGGGGGAGAGTGAGAAGTAAGTTGGCAGCAGGGACCTGGCCGCAGCCTGGCTCCTTGTGCTCCggccagccaggctggggcaggggccaCCAGCATCAGGGGACCCCAGTAACGGGGCTATTAAGGAATTGGGAGCTGGTGCCTTCAGCAAGGGAATCTGAGCAAAGCAATCTCTGGGCCTCTTCCCTCACAGCCTGTGCCCCCTCATCTTTTCAGGCCCCTCAGTCCAACAGCGACTTTAAGCTGGGGTCTTCTAACACTTAACTAGATTCTGTTTCCTTGTCTTAATTAACTGCTCTCATGCTCCTTCTTGGGGCAGCTTTGGGGCCCTCCAGAGTTGCAGCTCTTACCTGAAGGTTTCCCATCTGTCCATGCTCAGAATTCATTTACAGCTCACTACAGCGAGCTTTGAGGAGAGCCCACCCTGCCAAGCTGTGAGCAAGTAATAATTAAACTTAACTCTACATTAATAATTTCTGATACCCTGTAATTAGATTTACTTTAATCCTCAGCAGGGTCCCAGGGGGGAGCACAGTCCcttgaagggctgcacagcccctggtgTGGCACTTCCCTTGCTGCCAGCGTGGGGTTCTCAGAATGGGAGGAACGTGGGGCTGCCCTCGTGCTGCTGAGGAGGGTCTCTGAGCGGGGACCCCATCCCCTGCTTTGTTCCCAGGCTGGTGAAGAACCTGTTTGAGCTGGCGAGGCAGCACAAGCCCTCCATCATCTTCATCGATGAGGTGGACTCGCTGTGCGGCTCCCGCAACGAGAACGAGAGCGAGGCAGCGCGGCGCATCAAGACCGAGTTCCTGGTGCAGATGCAGGGTGGGTGGGGGCCCGTgccagggatgggtgggagcaGGACGAGGCAGTGAGGACCTGGGGACTCAGAGAATCCCTGGAGATTGTTCTGAGCCATCTGCCTGCAGGTGTGGGGAACAGCAGCGACGGGATCCTGGTGCTGGGTGCCACCAACATCCCCTGGGTGCTGGACTCGGCCATCAGGAGAAGGTGAGCCCCACATGCAGCCCCTGTGGCAgccccccagcagggctggaactgggGCTCACCCCTCGTGCCCCCAGGTTCGAGAAGAGGATCTACATCCCCTTGCCCGAGGAGGCGGCGCGGGCGCAGATGTTCCGGCTGCACCTGGGGAACACCCCGCACTCCCTGACGGACGCCAACATCCAGGAGCTGGCCCGCAAGACCGACGGCTACTCGGGGGCCGACATCAGCATCATCGTCAGGGACGCCCTGATGCAGCCCGTGCGCAAGGTGCAGTCGGCCACACACTTCAAGAAGGTGAGTGGGGGTggtcctggggaggggagggcactgtggctgctgtcccccccccagctctgtgccacgtGCCGCTGGCTCTGTGCAGGTCCGTGGCCCCTCCCGCACCACCCCTGATGCTATCGTGGATGATCTCCTGACGCCATGCTCGCCCGGGGACCCTGGGGCTAATGAAATGACCTGGATGGAGGTGCCCAGTGACAAGCTGATGGAGCCTGTTGTCTGCATGGTAAGTGTCCCCTCCATGGCTTTGGCCTGGCCACTTCTCTGCTTGTCTTCCAGGCCgagggccaggcagggctgtggctcctGGGGATGGACACAAACCCCCAGTTTACCCCACTAGAAGAGGGTTGGGTGACAGGAAAGGGCCTTGGGtctgccaggcagctcccacctgtggtcagtgctgctgccatggggcAGAGGTGCCTCACTGCCATGGGGGTCCTGTCCCGTGCCCCTGCCTGGTCTGAGCCACGTGCCCACCCACCTGTGTTGCAGTCAGACATGCTGCGCTCGCTGGCCACCACCCGCCCCACCGTCAATGCCGAGGATCTCCTCAAAGTGAAGAAATTCACGGAGGACTTTGGACAGGAAGGTTGACGGGGGGGCACGGGGGCTGTGGGGTTGGGGCAGTGCCCCCCTCCCCGGTGCCAAACTGCCTGGTGTTTGCTCACTCCTGCCCCACTGCACTGCGGGGACATGGCCCGGGGCTCACACTACACGGGGTGGGTCTGAGCATGGCCTGGGTAGCTGGGGCCCTCCCTGGCTGCGCTCCActcttcttcctgctctttttttattttttaacttaatGCTGCTTTGGGTTCTGTCTtgtttatatgaaaataaaaacaatctgAGTGCTTCAGCTGGTGCCCAGCCACTCCCCAAGGCTCTGCCCACACCAGGGGGCTCAGCCCAGACCCACCTCCTGTACCCCAAAATACATTGACCCAGAGCCAAGGcctctgcctgtcccagggGGGTGGGGGTCCCTCGCACTCCAGCCATCCCAGACAGGGATTTGTGCCTACAGGGGGCTGCTTGGATGGAGCAGCCGCCAGCTGATGCATCACCTGCCCACACCCGTtgtgctgtgcagcccctgggctccccTCAGCCTTGCtaccccccagccccatcccggtgcctcctgtgctgtgcccacacTGTGACCATGAGCCCCAAACAAGCCCCAGAGGGAAGGATCCCCCCTTTGCCCCTCCCCTGCACAGCCTTGGCAGCAGGTTGTTCCTAGACCCACAAGGAATTcctggtgcccagggcagcgtGGGCAGGACCGCGGctgcctccctgtgcccacccatGGGCAGGAAGGGCCGGAGCCAGGCTGAGGCCACAGGTCTGTATTGGCTGCAATAAAGCTGAGTGGGAGCCCCCAGAGATGCACTGGTTCTTTGCCCAGGCTcagtccagcagctccatccagcccaCGTTGGTGAAGGTGCGGGTGTCCATGCGGTCGATGTAGAGGATCCCATCCAGGTGGTCCATCTCGTGCTGGATGATCCGGGCGGCCCAGCCCACCGCCTCCCAGCTCACCGGCACCCCCAGCTCGTCCACGCCTGCACCCGGGGTAGCCGTGGGTTGGGGGTTgattaggggaaaaaagggggacCCGTGTGAGAGTGGGAGGAGATGTGAGAGAACAGGGTGACTGTGTGAGAGTGGGGGACCTGCGTGTGGTGAGATTTGTGAGAGTGCTGGGAACCCATCAGAGAATTAAGGGACCCGTGCGAGGGAGGGGCAGCTGCGGGGTCCCACCCGGGGCAGGGTGGGTCGGTCCGTACCGGAGACATGGACGGCCCAGTGCCGCGGGACGTAAGCGGAGAAGCCGTGGACGCTGGCGCAGCCCTCGGGGCCGGTGACGAGGCGGGTGTCAAGGACGCGGATGGCGGGGTTGACGAGGACGCGGAGCGGGAAGGGCTCGATGCGGTGCGCTTGGCGCAGCGCCGGCGGGTACCGGGCGCAGCGGGCGGGCGGCAGCTCCGCGGCGAAGACCCTCAGCGGCACCCCGAGCTGCGGAGCGCTCAGCCCCAGGCACGGccggccccgcagcccggccgccagcgccgccgccaGCCGCCGCAGCTCGGGGCCGCCCAGCTGCTCCGGGGacacggcggcggcggcgccgcgcaGCACCGGGGCTCCCACCTGCACCGGGGCGGCGAACGGCGGCACGGGCGGGCCCAGCACCCGGCGCCGCAGCGCCCGCCAGTAGGAGCGCTCCCGCCGGTCCCAGCCCGCCGCGTGTTCGCAGGCGCGGGCCGGGAGCAGCGGGAGCCCCGGCAGGGCCCGTCCCGGCAGGGCCCGTCCCGGCAGGGCCCgtcccgccgccgccaccgccaTGGCGCACCGCGTGCGCGCGCACCCGCCCCGCCgcagcgccccctggcggcccCGGGCCGCCTccgcggggacaccgggggcCGCAGCCCCGCTACCCCGTGGGCACCGGGGCACCCGGCTGCGCAGCCTCCCCGGAGGGGCTCTCCGCGGGCTCGGTGGGCACGGCCGCGTGTTCCCCCTCCGGGTCCGGGGCGGCCTCCGGGGACGGCTCCTCCTCGCCCGGTGCCGGCGGAAGGAG
It contains:
- the SNTB2 gene encoding LOW QUALITY PROTEIN: beta-2-syntrophin (The sequence of the model RefSeq protein was modified relative to this genomic sequence to represent the inferred CDS: inserted 2 bases in 1 codon) — protein: MRAGAGPQTAPXPPGHAPSPVTGGGGGGGGMAVWTRACKTGLLELLLRERWIRVSAELTGETLSLTAEPGTGDPSVVNGVVNGNAEAAAPGGVRRVRVVKAETGGLGISIKGGRENRMPVLISRIFPGLAAERSGALRLGDAILAVNGVDLRDATHDQAVQALKRAGREVILEVKFMREVTPYIKKPSLVSDLPWEGAAPQSPSLSGSEDSGSPQHQGPRDRKVIPLKMCFAARNLSMPDLENRLIELHSPDSRNTLVLRCRDTATAHAWFSALHANITALLPQVLAELNATLGSGSPTAGGREVKHIAWLAEQARLDGGRQQWRPVLMAVTEKDLLLYDGMPWTRDAWASPCHSYPLVATRLVHSGSGRRSPALGSELTFATRTGSRQGVEMHVFRVETHRDLSAWTRVLVQGCHAAAELIKEVTVGCTLGGQEVQLSIHYEGGFTISRDEPGSSVLFRYPYERLKMSADDGIRTLYLDFGGPEGELALDLHSCPKPIVFVLHTFLSAKVTRMGLLA
- the VPS4A gene encoding vacuolar protein sorting-associated protein 4A, which gives rise to MTTSTLQKAIDLVTKATEEDRAKNYEEALRLYQHAVEYFLHAIKYEAHSDKAKESIRAKCMQYLDRAEKLKEYLRGKDRHGKRPVREAQNDNKGSDSDSEGENPEKKKLQEQLMGAIVMEKPNVRWSDVAGLEGAKEALKEAVILPIKFPHLFTGKRTPWRGILLFGPPGTGKSYLAKAVATEANNSTFFSVSSSDLTSKWLGESEKLVKNLFELARQHKPSIIFIDEVDSLCGSRNENESEAARRIKTEFLVQMQGVGNSSDGILVLGATNIPWVLDSAIRRRFEKRIYIPLPEEAARAQMFRLHLGNTPHSLTDANIQELARKTDGYSGADISIIVRDALMQPVRKVQSATHFKKVRGPSRTTPDAIVDDLLTPCSPGDPGANEMTWMEVPSDKLMEPVVCMSDMLRSLATTRPTVNAEDLLKVKKFTEDFGQEG